The sequence below is a genomic window from Aspergillus nidulans FGSC A4 chromosome V.
AACCCACAGGAACACCAAGAAGCCATACAGTGATTCTCTACTATCTCTTAAAGGGATGATGAATCGCTTGTGGCTTACCTTGCTTGTTTTGAAAGGCTCTCGTACGAGGCCAATACAAACTCATGGCCAGATATTTCGCGTGTGTCCACGCTCCATCGGGGGCTCCGGCCCAATCTCTGCCAGACATTGGAAAGTTTGAACGACTCTATCTTTGACCTCTCATATAATGAATATATTGAACTTGTTCAGCGTGCTGACTGGTGCTACCGGCCCGCCTAGAAACCAGCCTCCAAATCCCAACCAACCCTGAACCATAATATAGACCAAATGGACACAGATCCTATTGGGATTTCTGCTGTCCAACCTGTCCAGTCAGCCTGATCTGTTTCACCTTCAttatctgcttcttcaacctcgtccACCTCCTGCTGTTCTTACCGCCAGAAAAATGACCTCTGCCTATATTGTGGATCAAGCAATTACTGGATTTCTGATTGTACAAAATGTACTAAACCCGCCCCTAGACTCAAGCAAACAGCTCCCAGCCCGACACTTTCTGCCCTCCGCGCTAGACAGCTCTGTATGGGGGGGCCTGAGTGAGAaggggggtactgttatgggaTGCTCCCATAACATGCACCGCGTAGCATACGCGGCTGTGGTCACATGGctccccatccatctccaatctctgatctgtcctgtcccgctttctcttcttcagtgaTTCCCTCTTGTACATACAGCACgtttagataggaagatccgtCTATACACGTCCCTTAACACTagagcttatatatatacagaaaGAACTATATATACAGCAGTTACTAGTATATAATATACTCAAAATAACCAAAATAATAGAAACCTAACAAAGAGATTAAAAGCAAGATTAGCAAAGCTATTGCAAAAGATGATAAGGTTAGAAGAAAGATCTGTTATGGGATGCTCCCATAACACGCACCGCGTAGCGTACGCGGCTGTGGTCACGTGGctccccatccatctccaatctctgatctgtcctgtcctgctttctcttcttcagcaattCCCtcttgtacatacggcacgtttagataggaagatctGTCTATACACATCCCTTAATATTAGGGAATCGCTCACCTGACCTGAtctgacctgacctgacctgacctgacctgatCCAACTGCATAAATGACTGACCAGAcccctcttctgctgcttgtacagcagctccagcaagaACTCCAGAACCAACATGTTGAACTACAACAGCTCCAGAACCAATGCCTTGAAATTCAGCAACTTTGTATAGACCTTGATTCCTCTTGTACTGAGATTCAACAGCTTTGTACCCAGCTCCAGactgccacagcacccagAACCCAACTACCTGACCTGCCTTGCTTCAATGGCAAACTATACATACTTTGTACATGGCTTCCATCTATCAGAGCAAAACTCTGATCTGATCAGCTCACCAGAGCTGATGCCTTTGACTATGTATAGGACTAATTAGAACAGCCATAGCAGGCTTCGGTCCTACACCTCTGCCAGTCTGCAGAAGATAACCAACAATAGGATCCTGAGgttatcttctccttcttccaatgCCTCTGTCACAACCCACGGGAACACCAAGAAGCCATACAGCGATTCTCCACTATCTCTTAAAGGGATGATGAATTGCTTGTGGCTTACCTTGCTCGTTTtgaaaggctcttgtacgaggCCAATACAAACTCATGGCCAGATATTTTGTGTGTGTCCACGCTCCATCGGGGGCTCCGGCCCAATCTCTACCAGATATTGGAAAGTTTGAACGACTCTATCTTTGACCTCTCATATAATGAATATATTGAACTTGTTCAGCGCGCCGACCGGTGCTACCGGCCCGCCCAGAAACCAGCCTCCAAATCCCAACCAACCCTGAACCATAATATAGACCAAATGGACATAGATCCTATCAGGATTTCTGCTGTCCAACCTGTCCAGTCAGCCTGATCTGTTTCACCTTCAttatctgcttcttcaacctcgtccgCCTCCCGCCGTTCTTACCGCCAGAAAAATGACCTCTGCCTATATTGTGGATCAAGCAATCACTGGATTTCTGATTGTACAAAACATACTAAACCTGCCCCTAGACTCAAGCAAACAGCTCCCAGCCCGACACTTTCCGCCCTCCACGCTAGACAGCTCTGTATGGGGGGGCCTGAGTGAGAaggggggtactgttatgggaTGCTCCCATAACACGCACCGCGTAGCGTACGCGGCTGTGGTCACGTGGctccccatccatctccaatctctgatctgtcctgtcccgctttctcttcttcagcgattCCCtcttgtacatacggcacgtttagataggaagatccgtCTATACACGTCCCTTAACAAGATCAAAACCTTGAtagaaaataataagcaaTAAAATAAGGGTAATaagcagaaagaaagtaATAAACCAGAGGagtattatattataatacTTATTTTTAGTATAGAAATTGGCAGCTTATTAAAGAATTGCTTTATCCTAGACTCTGGAGCTtcaatatatatttgcaaTAATATCTCAAGGTTTGAAAACTATGATCTATCAGCAACCAGAATTCTTCGTGCTGgtaatataataataaggATACAAGGTACTGGGAGTGTTAAGATCTGTCTGAATTGTGGTAGAGAATCAggaaatattattattaccTTGACTAATATAGCCTATGTACCAGGTCTTTATACCAGTATTATTAGAGCTAGAAGACTTAAACAAGCCAGATATAGCTGGGATTTTAACAATAATATtattaagaaagaaaataatattGTCTTCAAGATTAGAGATTACCCATCAGGTCTCTAGGTTGTGGAGTAACAAAGCAATGATGCATATACTTTTGCAACTATGGATAATTAATAATCAGCAAAACTACTACTTCTGAAAGGAAATATAGATATTTAGCATCAAAGGATGGCTTATACTTATATTAATACTCTGTGGTATCTTCCTGAAGCAGTTACAGGTATCAAGATTAATAATCTGGATGCAAACTATGATTCTAAGCAACTATATAAAGATTACAAGTTGGCAAATGCACCTCAGCAAATCTCTTAGAGACTAATAATAACTACTACTGCTCTACTAgatgttaagggacgtatttagatggatcttcctatctagacgtgccgtacgtacaagaaggaatcgctaaagaagaaatgagaaagaaggattgttgttgcaaggaagtcttgtaggtggctcaccgccttcaggacagcgcaggccttggccgagtcactaaggtctaaggtccttgtataggcaaaggacccataacagtacccccccctccctctatgtaggaagtacaggtcacagggtaggtcatgttgctttagcctttatatatgcatctctgtttagtgagccgtcctgaagtctatattgtttcgtacgatccagccactcatccagagcttgtacttcctccaaagctgtggcagcttcccaggttggctgagcatagcctgaccatttcactaggtattccagccggtgacctctcccgtatctcctgcgacgttcgtccaggattttctctaccatgtattcttcctcaccgttcaccatgatgctagggggctggctatcatcattcttctgggaaggaagtggatctgatgaagccagccgaagcaggtccacatggaagactggatggatccctgggggcgtattcagccgtacagcatgactgtcccaccaggcctataacctcatacttgtggcgttcttccagtcaagtttcttactgggtcggtccgtacggatgttcttcagacttagccagaccttatctcccacttggtagtttgtggccgggctcctgtgtttattagcctgattctctgtattctgttgggaataggccatggaggcttgagcccagtctagggcttccttaactttccgtacgatggcttcccctttctggataggactcttggttggttcttcagctagatgctctacctcctcggtaggggtaaatgggctgaggttgtagccatggcttagatagaaggggctgacccctgttgctgttgatgtacggccattaattgccagctctgcaagtggaagtagcctgttccagtccttctggtcatagcaggtatacatgcggaggtaggtttccactgtgctgttcattctctctgttgatccatcagtctgaggatgataggctgtagatagccggcggttgatccctgtcagggtacatatgcgggcccATGTAtcacttgtaaactggcttcccctgtccgaggtgatagccttcgggatcccgtgtttgcttataagtactcgtacgagtgcccaggccacactctcagagtcagtttctgacattccttctagtatcacacctttggttaatcggtctgtgataaccatgatgtttgtacaaccttcgctctctggtaggtctgtaatgaaatccattgaaacctcctgccagggacgatcaggcacagggaggggctttaatagcccccttctctggtctctccaagacttggtcctcccacatatatcacagttccggacgaatcttctgatatcccgggacatgttaggccagaagtattcacggctaaccagcaaatatgtttgctctcggccaggatgtcctgtcaatatagagtcatgtgcagcctgaattatactcgtacggagctgttcactatcaggcacccacctcctcccacggaagaggatatggtcttgggcgtccagctggcattctgagattccgaCTTTCAATTGtaggtgtggaggaaatctccttgctccatctttcagggcacagtactgcttcactatatctttcatcctgtttgagtgcctccttccacatatcacttttttcgtacggctcccatggttgctcttcagccggtcggagggtggcaactaccgtcttccccaagtgtttttctgtaaaaagttgcatcgtacgagacttgaccctgtcatcttcatcatcaggcatgtcttggtctctccgtgaaagtgcatcagctctctgattggctgaccctttcctatatactagcttgaagttgaaccggctgagaaataaggaccatcgtacgtgtcgttctgtcagcttccttggggagaagaagtactccaggtttttgtggtctgtaataacttggaattctccacatgagcgcagttcagcatcccaggcttcaagacatcgtacaattgcgagtagctccttgtcatagatctcatagttgcattcagctggagaattccttttagagaagtaggcacatgggtgcaattcccctttttcattatattgagagagaactcctcctgtattataacctgaggagtcggtctctactaccgtacggtaggaagggttgaaggttgctaggacaggtccagtaataaacttttccttaagcagatcaaagctatcctggcactccttagtccacaagaagggtgtccctttctttgtcaagttgttcagtgggcgtacgatccctgagaagttagggatgaaccttcggtagaagttggcaaagcccaggaatcctcggacgccctttatagtagtaggggtttcccattcctttattgctttcaccttctccgggtccattttgattcccttccctgcctgtattataaagcccaagtactttgtctccttgcactcaaattcgcacttcttaatatccaaatataggcctgcttcttccagtttcttcaagaccattcgtacgtgcttccggtgctggcggaggtccccattggtatagacaagcacatcgtcgatataggctgagcagaattcatctagatattcccggagggtccagttgatgtatttttggaaggtgctcggtgcattagccaacccaaaaggggtgactagccattcaaagagcccgtatctcgtacggaaggcagtcatccattcctggcctttggctatgcggatcttatggaaggcagcagacacatccagcttagtaaaccatctggcttgtccaatttggttcagtgtctcatggatcaggggcaatggatagcggtccttcttggtaatggcatttagagcacggtagtcgacgcagaaccgcagtcctcctcctggttttcgtacaaagagtactggggctgcagctggggaatggctcacgcggataaagcctttctgtaatagttcagagagtgttttccggaggactattagttcttcctgggtcatgttgtaaagggggccccaggggacttcaggatccttcccactctcctcctgtacgagctcgattttgtgatcaatcccatctccccggtgcggtggtagttcttctgctttgtcttgttcgaagagccttaggtatttccagtattgccttggtagctttgtacgggggtcaatatgtctctttggggccagtgccttctgtatatctgccaatgagaccgcaaatatctcaatatcttggccacggcaccttttcctttgtataaatcctcccatggttgcggcggatatctgtgctatgttcagctttggtaagggcctctttgtagtactccatagacggactccagtagtacagaggtacagcctgcccctcttagcctctaaccttccatcatgttgctccagccaggggagtcgccaagatcaagtcatagcccaggttatcgggtatcacatagaagtaggctcctttttctgtatgcgccccgatgtctagctgaacccgtacaatcttattaatctcctctatattcccggtcactcccttgaaaggtttcgggtggataggtatggtgggtatttgatgtatcttgacaaacttgtcactgattaccccataggtcaggcagcctgtatctatcattgtacgagcattataggtatggttgactagtgcctccaccaagaatgggggggtattcatgcgcgagctgttgaaatcttgccaatcaagtagtatttctctagctgtataacccctctgtacgcgactttgcacagaggttattcgttttccgactcgctctcgctgtagtcatccatttggtcttgttcttcctgaactgtggccacctgcctagggcgcctggtaggttttgtagggcactcttgtataaagtggtcaggatcaccgcagcgtaggcatttgccctcagacaacctcttttgcttctcctctgcaggcgcctgactagcttttcttggggtcctggtccctttcgtacggagggccgcgacttccttttgtagggctgcaatttgagcatgggtggcttcccagtccatttgatcaggggtcccggtccggtcagagcctcctgctggtcttgtacgagcgacatgcgtggggacagcagcgcgagatccttttcgtgtaagcctggccactctctggaggttgtggttgatttcgcgcagttgattacagtagttgtcgtacgaatcctcctgcctaataccaaccatggggcttttagcaactcaacattaattgccgtgtccaacaaggccttcttctggttatcatcccaattaatccctccagcattaagaagttcttcgtcaaattcattcaagaactcttcaaagtcacgtttcccttgcttcattgtattcactcgtacaagagcctttctctgtcggtcagggtcaccaaaggccttgtctagtaccgcggagaattctgcccatagcacgggagtctcagatttctggcgagccaagagccatggtagtacacgctggctggcttttcctctcaggctggctgtaggcatagtaaacttgttcctcctctgtagggtagcaggcggcgtcgattgcaaacttcgtacgaaggttcatctggaaaggagggtagtccttagggtcttctccagtaaagggttcgacatccgggtgacgaggacggggatagcttcgttcgtagggggtgggcgttgcggatgtaactgtagtggtaactggtggatggtttctcagttgcgagttccgtacggcctgtagttccgcccgtaagctgttattctcttcttggagctgttgtttctgagtccgcatctctgtacggagctcctggagctgctgtagcaacaatgcgacgctttcttcttccattgtcatagtaaaaggtctcctcatactattattgagattggtcagcgattcctaatgttaagggacgtatttagatggatcttcctatctagacgtgccgtacgtacaagaaggaatcgctaaagaagaaatgagaaagaaggattgttgttgcaaggaagtcttgtaggtggctcaccgccttcaggacagcgcaggccttggccgagtcactaaggtctaaggtccttgtataggcaaaggacccataacactAGAGCAAGTATATTTTAACCTTATTAAAATATGACCTGGTCTGAACAGGGATAAATAGATTACCTATTTCTATAATAAAGCTACAAGAATATATTTTATCTTTACCTACTAATAGAAGAGCAAATATGTTAATACTGTACAGAAATTTATAaaccagatgaagaatctTTTTAGCCTCACTGTCAAATATCTGAAAAGTAATAATAAGAAAATACTAGGGCATCAGATTATAATATTtaaagcagcagaaggcatTGCTTACCAGTACTTAGTAGTTATAATACTAAATCAGAATagagctgcagaataatTAGGATATCTTCTTATTACAAAGGCAAGGCAGGTTCTAATAGGTACATACTTACTACAAGACCTTTGGCCCTGGATTATGTTAAGGGACGTgtttagatggatcttcctatctagacgtgccgtacgtacaagaaggaatcgctaaagaagaaaggagaaagaaggattgttgttgtgaggaagtcttgtaggtggctcaccgccttcgggacagcgcaggccttggccgagtcactaaggtctaaggtccttgtataggcaaaggacccataacactGCAACATTATTTgataatattaatatatattttctaaGGCCTTATGTCACGGTGCCTGCTCGAGCCTCCGCGATTCTGCCTGTTCTGACCgcctggctggctgagatTTCTCGAGTTCTGATTTCGACCCGATTCTGACCTCCGAGctacgtcttgtcttgtctatgcACCTGTCTGATAGCCCGACTCCGTAGCCTGCCTGTCGTATCTACTCCGTTATCCTGTTctgaatatattcctgagcctgcaccttgacaccTTATTTACTAATAGAATTGTCAGTTTGGTCAGCAGCTCAGGCCTTGTTTTATTATCAGTATCAGGATTAAAATATTCCTATACTTCTTACTTATTTGCATGGTCTTTAATAACTTAAAACCATATGTGCCAGTCATCCCGCGAGCTTaggatggcttggacctTCATAGCGCTGTCTTTATCATATGTGATCGCCATTTTTGttgtcaagatattccaATCTCAGCGGAACTTGTTATATATTCGAAGGAGTAGGCTCCGGGTTGCCAGTGTCCTTTAGGTAATAttcaaccacctcctagCTTGTCTGTATGGCTCGGTACGGGGCTGCAGATATCTTTGAtatgacaaaaaaaaagaggtaATAATTCTGTATCCCAGTCCCTAGAGCAATGCCGGGCTCATAACTGTGGATTATTAGGGTAGTTATGTAATTAATATCCATAGTTAATaatttcattgaaggtcttgatctcctaactataatctgtataggcaatttataccttttccaaggctttaaaaaaaaaggttcttgcttatgcaggagatatcaTTGCCATATAAACAGTATAAGGCATtaaacagatatccctgccatacAAACAGTgtaaagcatcaaacagacaggcaaacaaacaaggtgctgaacattgattagtaaggaggaatcTCCTCCGGTTGACAGATGATTAAGCACGGTAAGGGTTGACCCTTTTTGGTGTAGTGGCAAAATCTCTCAAAGGGAAGTAATCTGGCCGACAGCTGTCCGTATATCGCTGTCTGAGCGCCTTACACAAGCGTGATTTGTAACTTTTATAAGTCTTTCACGCTATACGGTACTATTTGAAGCACGGGTGTTCAAGTGAAAGGAATTGTATATATTTTTACATATTTGCTACTATAAAATACTTTATAGCGGGATTTACAATACTACTTTATCAACAGCATGAGAACGCACGATGTGGTCCTACATTCTTTCATACTGAGGTAGTAAAAGATCGCCTCGCAGCTTCACTCCCTTCGTTTACCTTAGGTATAGTCTTGGAAGGCCTCTGTTCCGGCACGGTGTGACTGCAGCTACTCACAAACGCAGGACTATATATGACGTTGTCCATGGGACTCCACTGTGCTGTCTCAACGGACGAAAGATATTGACACATTATCATAACAGATTGACTCCCGGTTGCTTCTTTTCGTCGATGGGATAAGGCCGCATACAAACTCGTAAGAATTTAGCCAACCCTACACACTATGGCGAACCTGTTCTAGTGTACCTTTGGGAAATGATATTTCAAGGCAAAGAAATTCAAGCCAGATCTAGGGATTCTTCGGAAAGTCGTATGATGTATCGTAGTGTATCAGTAGCTTCTTATCGCTGCTGAACGTAATTAGGGTACAGAGGACTGGATCTAGGTCAACTAAGAGGAAAGATGCTATTTAAGTGTGGGGAAACAATTTACTTTTACTGCGCTATAGTGGGTAGGGGGGCATTTTTGAGTTGGTTGCGCTTCAGCGTGTGTTGGCTCTgtcttccttccttcctttaccaaagcagcaggaacgGCAGATAAACGCACATCGGACCAGCAATAAAACAGAGGATCAGAGACGAGAGtctctgctctgcaggcggCGAGTATATCAGGAGCAGAGCATGGACCGTCAGGGTAAGGGCGGCTGAAGCGGCCAGCCTCACTATAGATTGGAATCATTAGTCGCAGCTGAGCCCAGCCAGGTCCAGTTTACTGAGTCCAGTGCATTCATCATTTGAGGGCTTACCGAGCCGGTCATGATCCGAGAGATTGCGCCGAAACGCAGAGAAGATGAGCGCGACAGCAACGGTATTGGAGCAGATGGCGCATGCTAAAGCGACGCAGTCAATGTTCTGCTCTTCTGTGCTCTGCCCTGCTAAACAGGGTCAGGGGCGTACATACTGCGTGGAGAGGGTCGACGCCGACCTGgactggaggctggaggctgTTTGGCCGCTGGTAGCGACGCAGGATGCTGCGATGTCATTGAAGCTGGCGGAGAATTGTGGGCTGACGGACAAAATGGAAATAATCTCTGTGGTATTAGGCCTTGGACGGTGTCTTTTATATTAGGCAGAAATATTCCCAACATCAGGAAATTCGTGGTTAGAGCTTAGCGCCTGGCTAGAATTTATCGAGGATGTGGGCCTCTTAGTGTACCTGGCTTCACGCTTGGGGTCAGCCACAGGGCTCGCGAGATTTCTGCGTTTTGTTGGCTTGTCTAGGGAAGAAGTTAATGTTCATGCATGCTTGAGAGCTCTGGACGGTCTTCAGCTTAATCTTGAGGCTTCTCTGAGTCCACACCCGCACTGACCGGACTATATCAGAGCCCGTCCCGACTTTGAAAGCTCGTCTAGGCTAATCCAACTCCCTTTAACTTGGGTTCAAGTTCTGAAAGAAGTGCATAGGTGTCACTCACTATTGATTTTAGTGGCCCATGGCGTATTAGTGCCTACCTAGCACTGAAACACTGGACAGCCGGTATAGTGACCATTGCCAGTTTTAACGAACGCCGTAGCCTTTTGAGGAAATGTACAACCACTTGCAGTGGGTGGCCTGAGGACGCTGGAGTAGTCGTTATTTAATATCGAGGGTAGTGGGTATGTTCACCCAGAGGCAGGATGCTAATGCTGGCTCGAGAACGTAACTTGATCCTCTAACAGAGGTACAAATAGAGCGACTGGCCGAGCTAGTTACTGCACATCATACATTCGTTTTCTTCTCTGATCATGAAGCTGTCATCCCTTGaactctccttcctcctcaccaGCTCGGTCACTGCAGACTTCCTGACGGCAAGGTCTCTCAATCACGACCGTAATGTCGAGCTGGGCGAGCTCCAGGACGTCCAAGACTTCTATGCAACCCTGGAGCAATCCTCCTTCTGTAACACCCAGAACGGTTCGTTCGTCTGGGAGGACATTACCGAGTTTGAGACcctcgacgatatcgacaaTTCTGCGCTCGAGCTTGCGGGCCCGAACTTGGACCGTGGACACAGCCTTGTCTCCCGCGAGGACCAATGCACCGAACTCACGGGTATCACGAGAATGATCTGCGACAATATGCCTAGCCGCTGGACCTTCTGGGCCTTTGGCGGGCCCCTGATCATTTACTATGCCCCAAGGTTAATGACCAACTGGCTCAATGTAAGTTAAGTCCTCATGGCTAAGCGAGATACACAATCTAGAAAAACACCTGGGCGGAGACTGACAGTGACGCTCTGCAAAAGGACATCGCGGTCGCAATCCAAGCAGGGAGGAACCTGCGCCGGGTCTGGAGAGATGGCTCCTCGGGGGCCAACGGGCTGACCCCCCACGACGAGCTAAGACGGACACTGAACATGAAAGCCCGCGAGGATGCTGTCGACTACCACTTTTCCCTGCCGTACCTACTCGACAGGCAGGGCAGGCCTGAGGCCAATAGTTGGAGCCTGTCGCGGCGATCCGGCGACAGCGAGGGTGTCGATCTGGCCATGTTGTCTCACGACTACGTCTTCAGCGAGACCGACCAAGTCCTCTGTACGTCACTGTCATTCTACCACACCATACCTACCCAAAAGGGCCGTGGAGTCGCCTATATCTTTCAATAGGCCCGTCCTAACTGGTCCTGTAGCTGACTAACTTTCCCCTCCGTAATATCAGACTACAAAGGAACGAGGGGGACCTTTTCGTTCGGCGTCCCCGAGGGTAAAGACAAGAGCCCTTCTCGCAACAACACGCTCGAGCTTGAGGCACGCGCGCCGACACACGACTACACGATCGTGATGTCGGTCATCAAGCGCAGCACTGCCAATACCATTGCCAAGCCCAGCTGCATTGCGAAGCTGTTGAAGTTCCACATTGACCGCAGCTCGGAGACGAACCGCTTTGCTTGCCGACCAATTGATAACAAAGGCAAGTGGCACGCAACAATGCACCTGATGATCAACCGCGGGAAGCGAAACCGGGGCACTGCGCGCACCTGCTGCGACTAAGGGGCTGACTGCAAGTGAGAGGTGGCATAGATGGCCATCG
It includes:
- a CDS encoding uncharacterized protein (transcript_id=CADANIAT00003617) translates to MVITDRLTKGVILEGMSETDSESVAWALVRVLISKHGIPKAITSDRGSQFTSDTWARICTLTGINRRLSTAYHPQTDGSTERMNSTVETYLRMYTCYDQKDWNRLLPLAELAINGRTSTATGVSPFYLSHGYNLSPFTPTEEVEHLAEEPTKSPIQKGEAIVRKVKEALDWAQASMAYSQQNTENQANKHRSPATNYQVGDKVWLSLKNIRTDRPRIHPVFHVDLLRLASSDPLPSQKNDDSQPPSIMVNGEEEYMVEKILDERRRRYGRDFRTAH
- a CDS encoding reverse transcriptase/ribonuclease H family protein (transcript_id=CADANIAT00003618), with product MGGFIQRKRCRGQDIEIFAVSLADIQKALAPKRHIDPRTKLPRQYWKYLRLFEQDKAEELPPHRGDGIDHKIELVQEESGKDPEVPWGPLYNMTQEELIVLRKTLSELLQKGFIRVSHSPAAAPVLFVRKPGGGLRFCVDYRALNAITKKDRYPLPLIHETLNQIGQARWFTKLDVSAAFHKIRIAKGQEWMTAFRTRYGLFEWLVTPFGLANAPSTFQKYINWTLREYLDEFCSAYIDDVLVYTNGDLRQHRKHVRMVLKKLEEAGLYLDIKKCEFECKETKYLGFIIQAGKGIKMDPEKVKAIKEWETPTTIKGVRGFLGFANFYRRFIPNFSGIVRPLNNLTKKGTPFLWTKECQDSFDLLKEKFITGPVLATFNPSYRTVVETDSSGYNTGGVLSQYNEKGELHPCAYFSKRNSPAECNYEIYDKELLAIVRCLEAWDAELRSCGEFQVITDHKNLEYFFSPRKLTERHVRWSLFLSRFNFKLVYRKGSANQRADALSRRDQDMPDDEDDRVKSRTMQLFTEKHLGKTVVATLRPAEEQPWEPYEKSDMWKEALKQDERYSEAVLCPERWSKEISSTPTIESRNLRMPAGRPRPYPLPWEEVGA
- a CDS encoding zinc finger CCHC domain-containing protein (transcript_id=CADANIAT00003619), which codes for MRRPFTMTMEEESVALLLQQLQELRTEMRTQKQQLQEENNSLRAELQAVRNSQLRNHPPVTTTVTSATPTPYERSYPRPRHPDVEPFTGEDPKDYPPFQMNLPSLRGKASQRVLPWLLARQKSETPVLWAEFSAVLDKAFGDPDRQRKALVRVNTMKQGKRDFEEFLNEFDEELLNAGGINWDDNQKKALLDTAINVEQEDSYDNYCNQLREINHNLQRVARLTRKGSRAAVPTHVARTRPAGGSDRTGTPDQMDWEATHAQIAALQKEVAALRTKGTRTPRKASQAPAEEKQKRLSEGKCLRCGDPDHFIQECPTKPTRRPRQVATVQEEQDQMDDYSESESENE
- a CDS encoding uncharacterized protein (transcript_id=CADANIAT00003620), producing MAITYDKDSAMKVQAILSSRDDWHIWPELLTKLTILLCYGSFAYTRTLDLSDSAKACAVPKAVSHLQDFLTTTILLSPFFFSDSFLAKGLVIFDSEAKKILHLVYKFLYSINIFALLLCYGSFAYTRTLDLSDSAKACAVLKAVSHLQDFLATTILLSHFFFSDSFLYVRHV
- a CDS encoding uncharacterized protein (transcript_id=CADANIAT00003621), producing MTSQHPASLPAAKQPPASSPAGQSTEEQNIDCVALACAICSNTVAVALIFSAFRRNLSDHDRLVRLAASAALTLTVHALLLIYSPPAEQRLSSLILCFIAGPMCVYLPFLLLW
- a CDS encoding uncharacterized protein (transcript_id=CADANIAT00003622) → MKLSSLELSFLLTSSVTADFLTARSLNHDRNVELGELQDVQDFYATLEQSSFCNTQNGSFVWEDITEFETLDDIDNSALELAGPNLDRGHSLVSREDQCTELTGITRMICDNMPSRWTFWAFGGPLIIYYAPRLMTNWLNKNTWAETDSDALQKDIAVAIQAGRNLRRVWRDGSSGANGLTPHDELRRTLNMKAREDAVDYHFSLPYLLDRQGRPEANSWSLSRRSGDSEGVDLAMLSHDYVFSETDQVLYYKGTRGTFSFGVPEGKDKSPSRNNTLELEARAPTHDYTIVMSVIKRSTANTIAKPSCIAKLLKFHIDRSSETNRFACRPIDNKGKWHATMHLMINRGKRNRGTARTCCD